A window of the Marinifilum sp. JC120 genome harbors these coding sequences:
- a CDS encoding phosphatase PAP2 family protein encodes MNSFIHRNLTLCHYFLGSLPLLLIFAALYFNFGNEAEVLAFFDAHAQAHPDMKSFAKIVTNWGNACFYPIYLWFLITGIKQRKTDKSRLRFALVFIGVQLAVSLIAVRFLKIAIGKPRPGEGTFFEPMSTRGAYHSMPSGHTCEIYGASLPLILRYRNLLLTLGLGTFAAAVAFSRIYLNWHHPSDVFCGWMLGSVAGFAIHLFSKED; translated from the coding sequence TTGAATTCTTTCATTCATAGAAACCTGACCCTCTGCCACTATTTTCTGGGTTCCCTCCCCCTGCTGCTTATTTTTGCAGCCCTTTATTTTAACTTCGGCAACGAAGCGGAAGTGCTGGCATTTTTTGATGCTCATGCGCAGGCCCACCCGGATATGAAATCCTTTGCCAAAATAGTTACCAACTGGGGTAACGCCTGCTTTTACCCCATCTACCTCTGGTTTCTGATCACGGGCATTAAGCAGCGCAAGACCGATAAATCGCGGCTACGTTTCGCACTTGTATTTATCGGCGTACAGCTGGCTGTTAGCCTGATCGCCGTGCGCTTTCTAAAAATCGCCATCGGCAAGCCCCGCCCCGGCGAAGGTACGTTCTTCGAGCCTATGTCAACACGGGGGGCTTACCACTCCATGCCTTCGGGCCATACATGTGAAATTTACGGGGCAAGCCTGCCCTTGATTCTACGCTACCGGAACCTGCTGCTGACCTTGGGGCTGGGCACTTTTGCCGCAGCCGTGGCTTTCAGCCGCATCTACCTGAACTGGCACCACCCCAGCGATGTTTTCTGCGGTTGGATGCTTGGATCAGTGGCCGGATTCGCCATTCACCTTTTTTCCAAAGAGGACTAG